One window of the Shewanella khirikhana genome contains the following:
- the pdsS gene encoding proteobacterial dedicated sortase system histidine kinase translates to MIRLPLGLRSKVIILSAFLLCLPWLGYQYVWEMEKYLRHGQERTLEGTTAALATALHERPRLFDSQSSFLAQVEKRKDLYAHPLSGPIQLDGKLDDWEPYRHKTMHYGADMQLLPQATSKLSFNHMIGRYGNYLYAFFEVTDPHPVYRGRNSLRVDRNDHLAIATLDGAGFFHRYVVSTQKDGWVNAFELPADAALSLPALPEVRIQGQWHTSATGYNIELRIPLEMLGGKISFALHDVNNPRTRDIEGITGTSATDTPDNLGTVLVPSPEIEAIIKGMSHNSARIWVVDRHGRVLARSGDIRNGDSVWTRAIENDKPEGMLEHFVQQYLYPLYYRVLTKPPKDFIDGLQDSTELEGSHIQRALNGNPASTWRLTPDNKAVVLAAASPIWIDDKVMGAVVAEETTHGIRTLRNRALEKLFNVILTIMSMGTLALFFFASNISSRIRNLRDQADSAIDAQGRVKASIVPSKSLDEIGDLSRSLSGMVQRLSQYTQYLENMSSRLGHELRTPVAVVRSSLEHLSMQPLGEDKQKYVERAQEGVSRLSLILANMSEATRLEQSLSQAEAISFDASRVIRGCVQGYQLTYPQIRIQLSEADGNYQMKGVPEYLAQLLDKLFSNALEFMEKDSTIEISLGHSQRQISLSVANKGPLLPADMAERIFDSMITVRPATQDSKPHLGLGLYIARLIADFHGGSLSGSNQPAGDGVIFTLLLPQH, encoded by the coding sequence ATGATAAGACTGCCGCTTGGCCTGCGCTCCAAGGTCATTATTCTTTCTGCGTTTTTGCTGTGCCTGCCCTGGCTTGGCTACCAATATGTGTGGGAAATGGAAAAGTACCTGCGCCACGGTCAGGAACGCACCCTGGAGGGCACCACCGCCGCGCTTGCCACTGCGCTGCACGAGCGGCCACGGCTGTTTGACAGCCAAAGCAGCTTCCTTGCCCAGGTTGAAAAACGCAAAGACCTTTACGCTCACCCGCTGTCGGGGCCAATTCAGCTGGACGGCAAACTGGATGACTGGGAGCCCTATCGGCACAAGACCATGCATTATGGCGCCGATATGCAGCTGCTGCCCCAGGCTACCAGCAAGCTCAGTTTCAACCATATGATTGGCCGCTACGGCAATTATCTGTATGCCTTTTTTGAAGTCACCGATCCGCATCCTGTGTACCGCGGCCGCAATAGCCTGAGGGTCGACAGAAACGATCATCTCGCCATTGCCACCCTGGATGGCGCCGGATTTTTCCACCGTTACGTGGTCTCAACCCAAAAAGATGGCTGGGTGAATGCCTTTGAGCTGCCTGCCGATGCGGCATTGAGCCTGCCGGCGTTACCCGAAGTGCGTATTCAGGGCCAATGGCACACTTCCGCCACCGGCTACAACATCGAGCTTAGGATCCCGCTGGAAATGCTTGGCGGCAAAATCAGTTTTGCGCTGCATGATGTCAACAATCCCCGAACTCGCGATATCGAAGGTATTACCGGCACCTCGGCCACAGATACCCCGGATAATTTGGGCACAGTGCTGGTGCCTTCTCCGGAGATCGAAGCAATTATCAAGGGGATGAGCCATAACAGCGCCCGTATATGGGTGGTGGATCGCCATGGCCGGGTGCTGGCACGCTCGGGTGATATCCGCAATGGCGACAGTGTCTGGACCCGCGCCATCGAAAACGACAAACCCGAAGGCATGCTGGAGCACTTTGTGCAGCAGTATCTTTACCCGCTTTACTACCGGGTGCTGACCAAGCCGCCAAAGGACTTTATCGATGGCCTGCAGGATTCCACCGAGCTTGAAGGCAGCCATATTCAGCGTGCGCTGAACGGTAACCCCGCCAGCACCTGGCGCCTTACCCCGGACAATAAGGCCGTGGTCCTCGCGGCGGCCAGCCCCATTTGGATTGACGATAAAGTAATGGGCGCCGTGGTGGCCGAAGAAACAACCCATGGTATTCGCACTCTGCGTAACAGAGCGCTGGAAAAACTCTTCAACGTGATTTTGACCATCATGAGCATGGGCACCCTGGCGCTGTTTTTCTTCGCATCCAATATTTCAAGCCGGATCAGGAATTTGCGCGATCAGGCCGACAGTGCCATTGATGCCCAGGGCCGGGTAAAAGCCAGCATAGTGCCATCCAAATCGCTGGATGAAATTGGCGATCTGTCACGCTCACTTTCCGGCATGGTGCAGCGGTTATCCCAGTACACCCAGTATCTGGAAAACATGTCCTCTCGCCTCGGCCATGAACTGAGAACGCCGGTCGCCGTGGTGCGCTCAAGTCTCGAGCACCTGTCGATGCAGCCGCTCGGGGAAGATAAGCAAAAATACGTTGAGCGGGCCCAGGAAGGAGTCAGTCGCCTGAGTCTTATTCTGGCCAATATGAGTGAAGCCACGCGGCTTGAGCAGTCGCTGTCCCAGGCCGAAGCCATCAGTTTCGATGCCTCGAGGGTTATCCGAGGCTGTGTGCAGGGCTATCAGCTCACCTATCCTCAAATCCGTATTCAGCTCAGTGAAGCTGACGGCAATTATCAGATGAAAGGCGTGCCCGAATATCTGGCGCAGCTGCTCGACAAGCTCTTTAGTAATGCACTGGAATTTATGGAAAAAGACTCGACCATCGAGATATCGCTTGGTCATAGTCAGCGGCAAATTAGCCTGAGTGTCGCCAACAAAGGCCCCTTGCTACCCGCGGACATGGCCGAGCGGATATTCGACTCAATGATCACCGTTCGCCCCGCGACTCAGGACAGCAAACCACACCTGGGCCTTGGGCTTTATATCGCAAGACTGATTGCCGATTTCCACGGCGGCAGCCTCAGCGGCAGTAACCAGCCCGCTGGTGATGGAGTAATTTTCACCTTGTTGCTGCCCCAGCACTGA
- a CDS encoding cystathionine beta-lyase has translation MREKSLKTATKIVSLGRDKKYSKGVINPPVFRASTIVFDSLEEMRFAARNKHNGEMFYGRRGTPTHFGFQAAIAELEGGAGTALYPSGAAAIAGSLMAFLKSGDHLLMVDSAYEPTRDLCDKVLKGYGIETTYYDPLIGKDIAALIRPNTKVLFLESPGSITMEVQDVPTLARIAHEHGLIVMLDNTWASPINSRPFEMGVDISIQAATKYIVGHSDVMMGTATASEQYWDQLREHSYLLGQTTSADDAYLAARGLRTLGVRMAQHEKNALAVANWLQSRPEVDHLRHPAFPSCPGHEFFKRDFSASNGLFSFVLKEGTAEAMTAFVEGMHHFKMGFSWGGYESLILWVSGIQNIRSATRWDASKPLIRVHIGLEDPEDLIADLEAGFARYHEAMAGK, from the coding sequence ATGAGAGAGAAAAGCCTGAAAACCGCCACCAAGATTGTCAGCTTGGGCCGTGATAAAAAGTACAGCAAAGGGGTAATTAACCCGCCTGTGTTTCGCGCCTCCACCATAGTGTTCGACTCCCTCGAGGAGATGCGCTTTGCCGCCAGGAACAAGCACAATGGTGAGATGTTTTACGGCCGTCGCGGCACCCCTACCCACTTTGGTTTTCAGGCCGCCATTGCTGAGCTGGAAGGCGGTGCGGGCACGGCGCTCTACCCAAGCGGCGCCGCCGCCATTGCCGGCAGCCTGATGGCGTTTCTCAAGAGTGGCGATCACCTGCTGATGGTTGACAGCGCCTACGAGCCTACCCGGGATCTGTGCGATAAGGTGCTTAAAGGCTACGGCATCGAAACCACTTATTACGATCCGCTCATCGGTAAGGATATCGCCGCACTTATCCGCCCCAACACCAAGGTGCTGTTCCTCGAATCACCCGGCTCCATCACCATGGAAGTGCAGGATGTGCCAACCCTGGCGCGTATTGCCCACGAGCATGGCTTGATTGTGATGTTGGATAATACCTGGGCCTCACCTATCAATTCACGTCCGTTCGAGATGGGCGTGGATATTTCGATTCAGGCTGCCACCAAGTACATCGTTGGCCACTCGGACGTGATGATGGGCACGGCGACGGCCTCTGAACAGTACTGGGATCAGCTCCGTGAACACAGCTATCTGCTGGGGCAAACCACCTCGGCGGACGATGCTTATCTTGCCGCCCGGGGCCTGCGTACCCTGGGCGTACGTATGGCGCAGCACGAAAAGAATGCCCTTGCGGTTGCCAACTGGCTGCAAAGCCGTCCTGAAGTTGACCACCTGCGCCATCCGGCCTTCCCCAGCTGTCCGGGGCACGAGTTCTTCAAGCGCGATTTTTCCGCCAGCAATGGTCTGTTTTCCTTTGTGCTCAAAGAAGGCACTGCCGAGGCCATGACCGCCTTTGTGGAAGGCATGCACCACTTCAAAATGGGCTTTTCCTGGGGTGGTTATGAAAGCCTGATATTGTGGGTATCGGGGATCCAGAACATTCGCTCGGCCACCCGCTGGGATGCCAGCAAACCGCTTATCCGGGTGCATATCGGCCTTGAAGATCCCGAGGATTTGATAGCCGATCTCGAAGCCGGTTTCGCGCGCTACCACGAGGCGATGGCGGGCAAATAA
- a CDS encoding carbonic anhydrase: protein MSISFNKSVIAGALLALAGTAVAGEGHWSYEGKGAPEHWGSLKKEFALCKQGVNQSPIDIRAQADADLSPLQLDYQGKVASVINNGHTLQANFGTGNQLTLEGHSFELKQVHMHAPSENTINGKQYPLEAHFVHADADGRLAVIGIMFEEGASNPGFAALAPAYPAKASDAVPFGAELSPKAFFPQSLDYFRFNGSLTTPPCSEGVRWVVLKQVQTLSADEVKAFTSVYSNNARPVQPVNARIVVE from the coding sequence ATGAGCATTTCATTCAACAAATCTGTGATTGCCGGCGCCCTGCTGGCGCTTGCCGGCACTGCGGTTGCCGGTGAAGGCCACTGGTCATACGAAGGCAAAGGAGCCCCTGAGCATTGGGGTTCACTGAAAAAAGAATTTGCCCTGTGTAAACAAGGCGTGAACCAAAGCCCAATCGACATTCGTGCCCAGGCCGATGCCGATTTGTCACCGCTGCAACTGGATTATCAGGGCAAGGTGGCATCTGTGATAAACAATGGCCACACCCTGCAGGCCAACTTTGGCACTGGCAACCAGCTCACCCTCGAAGGCCACAGCTTCGAGCTCAAGCAGGTGCACATGCACGCCCCCAGTGAAAACACCATCAATGGCAAGCAATACCCGCTTGAAGCTCACTTCGTGCACGCCGATGCCGATGGCCGTCTGGCGGTGATTGGTATCATGTTCGAAGAAGGCGCCTCAAACCCAGGCTTTGCCGCCCTCGCGCCTGCCTACCCCGCCAAAGCTTCTGACGCCGTGCCATTTGGCGCCGAGCTGTCGCCCAAGGCCTTCTTCCCACAGAGCCTGGATTACTTCCGTTTCAACGGCTCGCTGACCACGCCACCTTGCTCTGAAGGCGTGCGCTGGGTCGTGCTTAAGCAGGTACAAACCCTGTCTGCTGACGAGGTGAAGGCCTTCACCTCGGTGTATTCCAACAATGCCCGTCCGGTACAGCCGGTTAACGCCCGTATCGTAGTGGAATAA
- a CDS encoding CreA family protein, protein MGNPLKQLSAVALLLTTGFIGGCGDDVGKVSLGLFTTKDVVIDARKDPKVPGVTCHISRVEADLSLADPSDMSISCRQTGPILPSQIAAIDKSKSGEVVFSSSLSVLFKTLKVRRIYDADSQSLLYLSYSTKETSGSHKHSLSTVPLYGTDAWQAPGVIQGKASEKSSGSPAKAPATAAN, encoded by the coding sequence ATGGGAAATCCACTGAAACAACTGAGCGCGGTCGCCTTGCTGCTCACCACTGGCTTTATCGGCGGCTGCGGTGATGATGTGGGTAAGGTCAGCCTTGGGCTTTTTACCACCAAGGATGTGGTGATAGATGCGCGAAAAGATCCCAAGGTGCCCGGCGTAACCTGCCATATCAGCCGGGTTGAAGCGGATTTATCCCTTGCCGACCCGTCCGATATGTCGATAAGTTGCCGCCAGACGGGGCCAATTCTGCCATCTCAAATTGCGGCGATTGATAAAAGTAAAAGTGGTGAGGTGGTGTTTTCAAGCTCCTTAAGTGTGCTGTTCAAGACCTTGAAAGTGAGGCGGATTTACGATGCAGACTCCCAAAGCCTGCTGTATTTGTCTTACTCGACCAAGGAAACCTCCGGCAGCCATAAGCATTCGCTCTCCACGGTGCCACTGTATGGCACTGACGCCTGGCAGGCGCCCGGCGTGATTCAGGGCAAGGCGTCAGAAAAATCGTCAGGCTCGCCAGCAAAAGCGCCCGCAACTGCGGCCAACTGA
- the yegD gene encoding molecular chaperone, with translation MFAGFDYGSANCALALWEEGSVKMLPIGDQGSDYLMSVVYALDVSFITEALVARLPKEKATELAANRSAELARARRMRSELDLLAGDDTVFIGEAALSAYLETPEEGFFVRSPKSFLGATGLRAEQEALFEDIVTLMMLEVKTRADKLLGAAGPLSRAVIGRPVNFQGIGGDAANQQAERILRTAAGRAGFKDVHFLFEPLAAAFDYEAKLDGDSRVLVVDVGGGTTDCSLVQMGPSRRDISDRSDDCLGHSGQRIGGNDLDIALAMECLMPHYGLGSELLTGKPMPRQTFWQAVAINDVGAQREFFSLGYATLLKELKKDAKDSAPLTRLEKLRRDQQHYQLVKAAELGKIALSDAIQTQVIHPDGDPSDIGRDDFDAAISPLMGRIEALMLAAVGDQGAPEVIYVTGGSSRCPSVASRIAAVYPEVPVVYGDHFGSVTSGLARRAAVIFAD, from the coding sequence GTGTTTGCAGGATTTGACTATGGCAGTGCCAACTGTGCTCTGGCGCTGTGGGAGGAAGGCAGTGTAAAGATGCTGCCCATCGGCGATCAGGGCTCAGACTACCTGATGTCCGTGGTCTATGCGCTGGATGTCAGCTTCATCACCGAGGCTTTAGTGGCCAGGTTGCCAAAAGAGAAAGCCACCGAGCTTGCGGCCAATCGCAGCGCCGAACTTGCCCGCGCCCGGCGGATGCGCAGTGAGCTTGATTTACTCGCTGGCGATGACACTGTGTTCATCGGTGAGGCGGCGCTCAGCGCTTATCTAGAAACCCCGGAAGAAGGCTTTTTCGTGCGCTCACCCAAATCCTTTTTGGGTGCAACGGGCCTCAGGGCCGAGCAGGAAGCGCTGTTTGAAGACATAGTCACCCTGATGATGCTCGAGGTGAAAACCCGTGCCGATAAACTGCTGGGTGCAGCCGGGCCCTTAAGCCGCGCCGTGATTGGCAGACCGGTTAACTTTCAGGGCATTGGCGGCGATGCGGCCAATCAGCAGGCTGAGCGGATTTTACGCACAGCAGCGGGGCGCGCAGGCTTCAAAGACGTGCACTTTTTGTTTGAGCCTCTGGCGGCCGCTTTTGACTATGAAGCCAAACTCGACGGCGACAGCCGGGTGCTGGTGGTGGACGTGGGCGGCGGTACTACCGACTGCTCCTTGGTGCAAATGGGCCCAAGCCGCCGAGATATCAGCGATCGCAGTGACGATTGCCTGGGCCACAGCGGCCAGCGGATCGGTGGTAACGATTTGGATATTGCCCTGGCAATGGAATGTTTGATGCCCCACTATGGCCTCGGCAGTGAGCTGTTAACCGGTAAACCTATGCCGCGGCAAACCTTTTGGCAGGCGGTGGCCATCAATGATGTGGGCGCCCAGCGGGAGTTCTTTTCCCTGGGTTACGCCACCTTGCTCAAAGAGCTGAAAAAGGATGCCAAAGACTCAGCGCCACTGACCCGGCTTGAAAAACTTAGGCGCGATCAGCAGCATTATCAGTTGGTTAAGGCTGCAGAGCTTGGCAAAATTGCCTTAAGTGACGCGATTCAAACCCAGGTCATTCACCCAGATGGTGACCCAAGCGATATCGGCCGTGATGACTTTGATGCGGCAATTTCTCCCCTGATGGGGCGGATTGAGGCCCTGATGCTGGCGGCTGTGGGGGACCAGGGCGCGCCGGAAGTGATATATGTTACCGGTGGCAGCAGCCGTTGCCCTTCGGTGGCAAGCCGCATTGCGGCTGTGTATCCTGAGGTGCCTGTGGTATATGGTGACCACTTTGGCTCAGTAACCTCGGGCCTTGCCCGCCGCGCAGCAGTTATTTTTGCGGACTGA